The [Bacillus] selenitireducens MLS10 genome includes a region encoding these proteins:
- a CDS encoding DUF302 domain-containing protein: MKKNLIIGIVIGAVLSAGLFLLVAFQAGPGMMMHEDQSKYDFDETIEVFEQQVAEAGWSVAGMHDMKEILDGHGHDVIDIKIYELCSSKYSAEILKLDDERFVSPLMPCRISFYEKSDGNTYISRMNSSLMAKPFGGVIDEVMQQAAAETEAILDHLID, translated from the coding sequence ATGAAGAAGAATTTAATCATTGGCATCGTAATCGGTGCCGTATTGTCTGCAGGATTGTTTTTGTTAGTGGCATTTCAGGCTGGTCCGGGAATGATGATGCACGAGGATCAGAGTAAATATGATTTTGATGAGACGATCGAAGTCTTTGAACAGCAGGTTGCCGAAGCCGGCTGGAGCGTCGCAGGCATGCATGACATGAAAGAAATTCTCGACGGTCATGGTCATGATGTGATCGACATCAAAATTTACGAACTGTGTTCTTCCAAGTATTCAGCGGAAATCCTGAAGCTTGATGACGAGCGGTTCGTATCCCCGCTTATGCCATGCCGGATTTCATTTTATGAAAAAAGTGACGGGAATACCTATATCTCACGTATGAACTCCTCGTTAATGGCAAAGCCGTTTGGCGGCGTCATTGATGAAGTAATGCAGCAGGCAGCCGCAGAAACCGAAGCGATCCTCGATCACCTGATCGACTGA